A genome region from Flavobacterium sp. CFS9 includes the following:
- a CDS encoding 5'(3')-deoxyribonucleotidase translates to MKKKTIAIDMDGVLADIEAHLIKHYNEESGATLSKESIQGLSEEEAFRDRVLLRSVLNADHFFRNLPVIPDAVESLRRLQENFEIFIVSAATEFPVSLAEKVAWLAEHFPFITWENIILCGSKRIINTDYMIDDHRKNLDHCMGKPIMFTAFHNVNQTHHLRVNNWKEAVEVLEKDIVSNLN, encoded by the coding sequence ATGAAAAAGAAAACTATTGCCATAGACATGGATGGCGTACTCGCCGACATTGAAGCACATTTAATAAAACACTATAACGAAGAGAGTGGAGCTACACTTTCAAAAGAGAGTATTCAGGGATTAAGCGAAGAAGAAGCTTTTAGGGATAGAGTACTTTTGCGTAGCGTTTTAAATGCAGATCATTTTTTCAGAAATCTTCCGGTAATACCCGACGCAGTTGAAAGTTTACGCCGATTACAGGAAAATTTCGAAATATTTATTGTTTCTGCTGCAACAGAATTCCCGGTTTCACTGGCTGAAAAAGTAGCCTGGCTGGCAGAGCATTTTCCTTTTATCACATGGGAAAATATCATTTTATGTGGCAGCAAGCGAATTATCAATACCGATTATATGATTGATGATCACAGAAAGAATTTAGATCATTGCATGGGAAAACCGATCATGTTTACGGCATTTCATAATGTTAATCAAACGCATCATTTACGAGTAAACAACTGGAAAGAAGCCGTTGAAGTTTTGGAAAAAGATATTGTGTCTAATTTAAACTAA
- a CDS encoding DeoR/GlpR family DNA-binding transcription regulator — MKKEQRQKVILEYLSKEHRLTLQELSVYLNVSEDTIRRDVKELSDQGLLKAVRGGAVAPSPIPLHFRNREKHDLENKKIIAEKAISYLKDGQVVFIDGGTTSLALVANFPYDLKITVITNSFPVAALIEDLPNIELIFAGGRMCKTSFATASIETIDFFRNFRADICILGLCSIHHERGVTGVLHDDSQIKRNMIQHSNFVIALGSIEKVGTAESYFVCPIKDIDVLVTNIDPKDETLKPYQNAGVILV; from the coding sequence ATGAAAAAAGAGCAACGCCAAAAAGTAATTTTAGAATACCTGTCAAAAGAACATCGACTTACTTTACAAGAACTTAGCGTCTATTTGAATGTTTCTGAAGACACGATAAGACGCGATGTAAAAGAACTTTCAGATCAGGGATTATTAAAGGCTGTTCGCGGAGGCGCAGTTGCTCCCTCTCCAATTCCGCTGCATTTTAGAAACAGGGAGAAACACGACCTTGAAAACAAAAAGATAATAGCCGAAAAAGCAATCTCGTATCTAAAAGACGGACAGGTTGTTTTTATCGATGGCGGAACCACTTCTTTAGCTTTAGTCGCCAATTTTCCATATGATTTAAAGATAACGGTTATTACCAACAGTTTTCCCGTAGCGGCCCTAATCGAAGATTTACCCAATATCGAATTGATTTTTGCAGGAGGAAGAATGTGCAAAACTTCTTTTGCTACCGCCAGTATTGAGACGATTGATTTTTTCCGAAATTTCAGAGCTGACATTTGTATTCTCGGTCTTTGCAGTATTCATCACGAACGCGGTGTTACGGGGGTATTACACGATGATTCTCAAATAAAAAGAAACATGATTCAACACTCCAATTTTGTTATCGCTCTGGGCTCTATTGAAAAAGTAGGAACTGCCGAATCTTATTTTGTTTGTCCGATTAAAGATATTGACGTACTGGTGACCAATATTGATCCGAAGGATGAAACTTTAAAACCGTATCAAAATGCAGGAGTGATTCTTGTTTAA
- a CDS encoding DUF6597 domain-containing transcriptional factor — MQFQYFLPSEILKPYIKHYYIFESDSDKEFEDTVFPSGEMEIIFNLGDGIWESLVDQTFYKTPKIELWGQITKPLAIKSKGKHTMLGIRFYTHTAAYFFKDEIGIFNNQIFDLEDIIGNPIKNLHEQLLETSDIKKRIELIETFLIQKIITNDKRSDKIEKVAHILSSLLNDPTESNINSISVKYGITPRYLHKLVFQHTGLAPKAFNKIKRFQHSLKLIHDTEQPFTSIAYDSGYFDQSHFIRDFKSFTGTTPTSYLENQFPINQLII, encoded by the coding sequence ATGCAATTCCAATATTTTTTGCCATCAGAAATTCTGAAGCCTTATATCAAACATTACTATATTTTTGAATCAGATTCGGATAAGGAATTTGAAGATACGGTATTTCCCAGTGGCGAAATGGAAATTATTTTCAATCTGGGCGATGGTATTTGGGAATCATTGGTTGACCAGACTTTCTACAAAACCCCAAAAATTGAATTATGGGGACAGATCACCAAACCTCTTGCTATAAAATCAAAGGGCAAACATACGATGTTAGGCATTCGGTTTTATACGCACACAGCAGCTTATTTTTTTAAGGATGAAATCGGAATATTCAACAATCAGATTTTCGATCTGGAGGATATCATTGGTAATCCCATAAAAAATTTACACGAGCAGTTATTAGAAACTTCCGATATTAAAAAAAGAATCGAACTGATCGAAACATTCCTGATTCAAAAAATCATAACAAACGATAAAAGATCGGATAAGATTGAAAAAGTAGCTCACATCTTATCCAGTTTGCTCAACGACCCGACCGAAAGCAATATCAACAGTATTTCAGTAAAATATGGTATAACGCCCCGCTATCTTCATAAACTAGTCTTTCAGCACACGGGACTCGCTCCAAAAGCATTCAACAAAATCAAACGCTTTCAACATAGCTTAAAGCTCATTCACGATACCGAACAGCCTTTTACTTCTATTGCTTATGATTCCGGTTATTTTGATCAGTCCCATTTTATAAGAGATTTTAAATCCTTCACAGGGACTACACCTACTTCCTATTTAGAGAATCAGTTCCCAATCAACCAATTAATTATCTAG
- a CDS encoding TolC family protein: MYKFKSYQYSIALSACLMVAGCKAPAPETSTTSTPVPESFGTTTQVQDANNNTATLAWKDYFKDQNLVELIDVALKNNQELNITLQEIEIARNDIRVKKGLLLPTVGVRAGAGVEKVGRYTSQGAGDANTDIKPGIKTPDPLGDFTISAYANWEVDIWKKLRNSKKAALNRYLATVEGKNFVITNLIAEVADSYYELLALDTQLDIVKQTIKLQSNALEIVKIQKQAARATELGVKKFEAEVLTSKSLEFGILQQIKETENKINFLLGRYPQEIKRTNTNNFLSLLPAAVSSGIPSQLLANRPDVKQAELELVASKLDVKVARAEFYPSLDISAAIGVQAFKPSYLLTFPESLLYSLAGDLAAPLINRNAIKAEFASANARQLQALYNYDRTILNAYLEVSNQLSKIENLQKGYDLKSQQVDALNTSIDVSNDLFKSARVDYFEVLMTQRDALEAKLELVDTKKEQLNAAVHVYRDLGGGWK, from the coding sequence ATGTATAAATTCAAATCATATCAATATAGCATTGCGTTGAGTGCATGTCTCATGGTTGCAGGGTGTAAAGCCCCTGCTCCTGAGACTTCAACAACAAGTACGCCGGTTCCTGAGTCATTTGGTACAACAACTCAGGTTCAGGATGCAAACAACAATACGGCAACATTAGCATGGAAAGATTACTTTAAAGATCAGAATCTGGTAGAGTTAATTGATGTTGCACTTAAGAACAATCAGGAATTAAACATTACTTTGCAGGAAATCGAAATTGCAAGAAATGACATTCGTGTAAAAAAAGGACTTCTATTACCAACCGTTGGTGTTCGCGCCGGAGCAGGGGTAGAGAAAGTAGGTCGTTACACCAGTCAGGGTGCAGGTGATGCCAATACAGACATTAAACCGGGTATAAAGACACCGGATCCGTTGGGTGATTTTACGATTTCAGCTTATGCAAACTGGGAAGTAGACATCTGGAAAAAACTGCGCAATTCTAAAAAAGCAGCTTTAAATCGATATTTAGCGACGGTTGAAGGGAAGAACTTTGTAATTACGAATCTTATTGCCGAAGTAGCTGATTCTTATTATGAATTACTGGCTTTGGATACCCAATTGGACATTGTAAAACAAACCATCAAATTGCAGAGCAATGCTTTGGAAATTGTAAAAATTCAGAAGCAGGCGGCAAGAGCGACCGAACTGGGAGTGAAGAAGTTTGAAGCAGAGGTTTTAACTTCAAAAAGTTTGGAATTTGGAATTCTTCAGCAAATAAAAGAAACAGAGAATAAAATCAACTTTTTATTGGGAAGATATCCGCAGGAAATCAAAAGAACCAATACAAACAACTTCCTGAGCTTATTACCGGCTGCAGTGAGTTCCGGAATTCCGTCTCAATTACTGGCAAATCGTCCTGATGTAAAACAGGCCGAACTAGAATTAGTTGCTTCAAAATTAGATGTAAAAGTGGCACGTGCCGAATTCTATCCTTCATTGGACATTTCGGCTGCGATAGGAGTACAGGCTTTTAAACCTTCTTATTTGTTAACATTTCCGGAATCACTTCTGTATTCATTAGCCGGAGATTTGGCAGCGCCTTTAATTAACAGAAATGCCATTAAAGCAGAATTCGCCAGCGCGAATGCGAGACAGCTTCAGGCTTTGTACAATTACGATCGTACCATTTTGAACGCTTATTTAGAAGTGTCTAACCAACTTTCGAAAATCGAAAACCTGCAAAAAGGTTATGATCTTAAATCGCAACAGGTAGATGCTCTGAATACTTCAATAGACGTCTCTAACGACTTGTTCAAATCAGCCAGAGTAGATTATTTTGAAGTTTTAATGACACAACGAGATGCATTAGAAGCAAAACTGGAATTGGTAGATACTAAAAAAGAACAATTGAATGCTGCAGTCCATGTTTACAGAGACTTAGGCGGAGGTTGGAAATAA
- a CDS encoding efflux RND transporter permease subunit translates to MFNKFIQRPVLSIVISLIIVFLGVLSVLNLPITQFPTISPPMVNVTADYPGSNGELMIKAVIIPLERALNGVPGMKYMSSDAGNDGEATIKVVFNLGTDPNQAAVNVQNRVASVTNKLPPLVIREGIKITREVPSMLMYVNLYSTDKNTDMKFLYNYADINVLSELKRVNGIGSGDILGTREYAMRIWLKPDRMLAYKISADEVMEALSSQSLEASPGKTGESSGKRSQAFEYVLKYSGRFTTKEQYGNIVVKSNANGELLRLKDIANIEFGSSMYDIYSNLNGRPSAAIVLKQSFGSNANQVIEEVKAKLEKIKQKFPKGMDYEISYDVSKFLDASIEKVIHTLVEAFILVGLVVFLFLGDWRSTVIPAIAVPVSLIGTFVFMTFLDISLNLITLFALVLAIGVVVDDAIVVIEAVHAKMEEEHLSPFKATKKAMHEIAGAIIAITFLMAAVFIPVAFMSGPVGVFYRQFSVTMATAIILSGIVALTLTPALCAMMLKNNHALPKKKTPINVFIDGFNNKFNLAQGKYQNVLGKIVNRRAVTIIALLGFCAGTWLVSSTVPSGFIPNEDQGMFYAVIQTPPGSSLERTNNIAERVQKIAEGMDGVKSVSSLAGYEILSEGTGANSGTCLVNLKDWSERKESVLEIMHEMEEKCKDIAGANIEFFQPPAVPGYGAAGGFELRLLDKTGSGDYKKMEQVNNDFVAELNKHPELSNVFSFYSSSFPQYMMKVDNDLAQQKGVSIENAMNTLSTLVGSNYEISFIKFGINYKVIVQASPEYRAQPDDILKLYVKNNRDEMVPYSAFMRLEKVYGLSEITRHNMYTSTQISGSAAAGYSSGTAIKIVQEVAAKKLPRGYDIDWAGISADEVAQGNQAIWVFLICLGFVYLVLAAQYESFILPLSVILSLPAGIFGAFLLLKFTGLENNIYAQVAMVMLIGLLGKNAVLIVEFAIQRHAAGKSVLEAAMEGAKARFRPILMTSFAFIAGLLPLAFATGPGKIGNRTIGTAAAGGMLIGTICGVFLIPGLYYIFGKIAERYKLVKHEEENPLTEEIDNNHV, encoded by the coding sequence ATGTTTAATAAATTTATTCAAAGACCTGTACTGTCGATAGTGATATCGCTTATAATTGTCTTTTTAGGAGTATTGTCGGTATTGAATTTACCTATCACGCAATTCCCTACAATCTCACCACCAATGGTGAATGTTACTGCAGATTATCCGGGATCCAACGGTGAATTGATGATCAAGGCGGTTATTATTCCTTTAGAGAGAGCTTTAAATGGAGTTCCGGGAATGAAATACATGTCTTCTGATGCCGGAAATGATGGGGAAGCGACTATAAAAGTAGTTTTTAACTTAGGAACAGATCCCAATCAGGCCGCGGTTAATGTTCAGAACCGTGTAGCTTCGGTTACCAATAAATTACCTCCCTTGGTTATTAGAGAGGGGATTAAAATTACACGAGAAGTGCCGAGTATGTTAATGTACGTGAATCTTTACAGTACAGATAAAAATACCGACATGAAATTCTTGTACAACTATGCTGATATCAACGTACTTTCAGAATTGAAAAGGGTAAATGGTATTGGTTCCGGAGATATCCTGGGTACTCGTGAATATGCTATGCGTATCTGGCTGAAACCGGATCGTATGCTGGCTTACAAAATCTCTGCCGATGAGGTAATGGAAGCATTGTCAAGTCAAAGTTTGGAGGCTTCTCCAGGTAAAACAGGTGAAAGTTCCGGTAAACGTTCTCAGGCATTTGAGTATGTATTGAAATATTCCGGACGTTTTACCACAAAAGAACAATATGGGAATATTGTGGTAAAATCTAATGCTAACGGAGAACTTTTACGTTTAAAAGATATTGCGAATATTGAATTCGGAAGTTCGATGTATGATATTTACTCGAACTTAAATGGCAGGCCTTCTGCGGCGATTGTATTGAAACAATCTTTTGGAAGTAATGCCAATCAGGTTATTGAGGAAGTAAAAGCGAAATTGGAAAAAATCAAGCAAAAATTTCCAAAAGGAATGGATTATGAAATTTCATATGACGTTTCTAAATTTTTGGACGCCTCTATCGAGAAAGTAATTCACACTCTGGTGGAAGCTTTTATTTTGGTAGGACTAGTGGTATTTCTTTTCTTGGGAGACTGGCGTTCGACAGTTATTCCGGCAATTGCAGTACCGGTATCGCTGATTGGAACCTTCGTGTTCATGACTTTCTTAGATATTTCATTGAACTTAATTACTTTGTTCGCTTTAGTATTGGCCATTGGGGTCGTCGTCGATGATGCGATCGTTGTTATCGAAGCTGTTCACGCCAAGATGGAAGAAGAACATCTGTCGCCTTTTAAAGCGACTAAAAAAGCGATGCATGAAATTGCAGGAGCAATTATAGCAATTACATTCCTGATGGCGGCGGTATTTATTCCGGTGGCATTCATGTCCGGTCCTGTTGGGGTGTTTTACAGACAGTTCTCGGTTACTATGGCAACAGCGATTATACTTTCAGGTATTGTGGCGCTAACCTTAACACCGGCGCTTTGTGCCATGATGTTGAAAAATAATCATGCCTTACCTAAAAAGAAAACACCAATTAATGTTTTTATAGATGGTTTTAATAATAAGTTTAATCTGGCTCAGGGGAAATATCAAAATGTATTAGGTAAAATCGTAAACAGAAGAGCCGTTACTATAATTGCTTTGTTGGGATTTTGTGCCGGAACATGGTTGGTGAGCAGCACAGTTCCTTCCGGATTTATTCCGAATGAGGATCAGGGAATGTTCTATGCTGTAATTCAGACACCTCCGGGATCTTCATTAGAAAGAACGAATAATATTGCAGAGCGAGTTCAAAAAATTGCTGAAGGAATGGATGGAGTAAAATCAGTTTCTTCTTTGGCAGGTTACGAAATTCTTTCTGAAGGTACAGGAGCAAACTCAGGAACTTGTTTGGTTAACCTTAAGGACTGGAGCGAACGAAAAGAATCTGTTTTGGAGATCATGCATGAAATGGAGGAAAAGTGTAAAGATATTGCAGGAGCTAATATCGAATTTTTCCAACCGCCCGCTGTACCTGGATATGGTGCTGCCGGAGGATTTGAGCTTCGTTTATTGGACAAAACAGGTTCCGGAGACTACAAAAAAATGGAACAGGTTAATAACGACTTTGTTGCTGAATTGAACAAACATCCGGAATTGTCTAACGTGTTTAGTTTCTACAGCTCGAGTTTCCCTCAATACATGATGAAAGTCGACAATGATTTAGCACAGCAAAAAGGAGTTTCTATCGAAAACGCCATGAATACTTTGTCAACTCTTGTGGGAAGTAACTACGAAATTAGTTTTATTAAATTCGGAATTAACTACAAAGTAATTGTTCAGGCTTCTCCGGAATATCGTGCGCAGCCGGATGATATCTTAAAATTGTATGTAAAAAACAATCGCGATGAAATGGTACCTTATTCAGCTTTCATGAGACTTGAAAAGGTGTACGGACTTTCTGAGATTACCCGACATAATATGTACACTTCCACCCAAATTAGTGGATCTGCTGCAGCGGGTTATAGTTCAGGTACAGCAATTAAAATTGTTCAGGAAGTTGCCGCCAAAAAATTACCCAGAGGATATGACATCGACTGGGCAGGTATTTCTGCCGATGAGGTGGCACAGGGGAACCAGGCAATCTGGGTATTTCTGATCTGTTTAGGATTCGTGTATCTGGTTCTGGCAGCTCAATACGAGAGTTTCATTTTACCATTATCTGTAATTCTTTCTTTACCGGCAGGTATTTTTGGAGCTTTCCTTTTACTGAAATTTACGGGATTAGAGAACAACATTTATGCACAGGTAGCGATGGTAATGCTTATCGGTTTATTGGGTAAAAATGCCGTGTTGATTGTAGAGTTTGCAATCCAGCGACATGCCGCAGGTAAATCAGTTCTGGAAGCAGCAATGGAAGGAGCCAAAGCAAGGTTTCGTCCAATCCTGATGACTTCGTTTGCTTTTATTGCAGGTTTATTACCGCTTGCATTTGCTACCGGCCCCGGAAAAATTGGTAACCGTACGATTGGTACTGCTGCGGCAGGAGGTATGCTTATCGGAACGATTTGCGGAGTGTTTTTGATTCCTGGTTTGTATTACATCTTTGGAAAAATAGCAGAGAGATACAAATTAGTGAAACATGAAGAAGAGAATCCATTAACAGAAGAAATTGATAACAATCATGTATAA
- a CDS encoding efflux RND transporter periplasmic adaptor subunit: protein MKRIILFTGLIALVCLTSCTTKKEEKEEVEKFVVTNPVKIDTSFTKQYVSQIKSVRNIEIRAQEKGFLQNIFVDEGQFVKKGQLLFKIMPNMYQAELLKAQAEQKSVEIELQNAKLLADKNIVSKNELSVAQAKLQSAKAEVALAKLHLSFTEIRAPFDGTIDRIPLKLGSLIDEGELMTSLSDNSQMFAYFNVSEPEYLQYQTDVKDRADNRVSLVLANGETFKEKGNVEVIESEFNNETGNIAFRARFPNSGKLLRNGETGQVQMIVPLKNAIVIPQKATYEIQDKKYVFVIDKNNKVNSREITITGEIPDLYVIRTGLSDTDKILLEGVQKVKENDKIKYEFQSPKAVMNNLRLKAE from the coding sequence ATGAAAAGAATTATCTTGTTCACAGGCTTAATTGCCCTGGTGTGCCTAACTAGTTGTACAACTAAAAAAGAAGAAAAAGAAGAAGTAGAAAAATTTGTTGTTACCAATCCGGTAAAAATAGACACTTCGTTTACGAAACAGTACGTTTCACAAATCAAATCAGTACGTAACATTGAAATCCGTGCTCAGGAAAAAGGTTTTTTACAAAACATCTTTGTGGATGAAGGACAATTTGTAAAAAAAGGGCAGCTGTTGTTCAAAATTATGCCAAATATGTATCAGGCAGAATTATTAAAAGCGCAGGCTGAACAAAAATCAGTAGAAATAGAACTTCAAAATGCCAAATTATTGGCAGATAAAAATATCGTTTCTAAAAACGAACTAAGTGTAGCGCAGGCAAAATTGCAATCTGCAAAAGCCGAAGTAGCACTGGCAAAACTTCATTTGTCATTTACAGAAATCAGAGCTCCGTTTGACGGAACGATCGACCGTATTCCATTAAAATTAGGAAGTCTTATTGATGAAGGTGAATTGATGACGAGTCTTTCAGACAACAGTCAGATGTTTGCTTATTTCAATGTTTCAGAACCGGAATATCTGCAATATCAAACCGATGTAAAGGACCGTGCAGACAACAGAGTAAGTCTGGTTTTGGCAAATGGTGAGACTTTTAAAGAAAAAGGAAATGTAGAAGTTATTGAAAGTGAATTTAATAATGAAACCGGAAATATTGCGTTCAGAGCACGTTTCCCTAATTCAGGAAAATTACTTAGAAATGGAGAAACAGGGCAGGTTCAGATGATTGTTCCGCTTAAGAATGCTATCGTAATCCCTCAAAAAGCGACTTACGAAATTCAGGATAAAAAATATGTTTTTGTGATCGATAAAAACAATAAAGTAAATTCAAGAGAAATCACCATAACAGGCGAAATCCCTGATTTGTACGTGATCAGAACCGGACTTTCCGATACTGATAAAATTTTACTTGAAGGAGTTCAGAAAGTAAAAGAGAACGACAAAATCAAATATGAATTCCAGTCTCCTAAAGCGGTAATGAACAATTTACGCTTAAAAGCAGAATAG
- a CDS encoding GNAT family N-acetyltransferase, which translates to MKIKIIEASETWQIRHEVMWPDQPFEFVQLEEDALGLHLGVYLQDNLVSIVSCFINDGEMQFRKLATLEEYQGKGIGSELVKYILQLAKEKKMKKVWCNARVNKKAFYEKLGMQDTEHVFEKAGQEFTIMEVLI; encoded by the coding sequence ATGAAAATCAAAATAATAGAAGCTTCGGAGACTTGGCAAATCAGGCATGAAGTAATGTGGCCCGATCAGCCGTTTGAGTTTGTACAGTTAGAAGAAGATGCTTTAGGATTACACCTTGGCGTTTATCTGCAGGATAACCTGGTTTCAATTGTTTCCTGTTTTATCAATGATGGCGAAATGCAGTTCAGAAAACTGGCGACACTGGAGGAATATCAGGGTAAAGGAATTGGTTCTGAACTTGTAAAATATATTTTGCAGTTAGCTAAAGAGAAAAAAATGAAAAAAGTTTGGTGCAACGCAAGAGTTAACAAAAAAGCTTTTTATGAGAAATTGGGCATGCAGGATACGGAGCATGTTTTTGAAAAAGCAGGACAGGAATTTACCATAATGGAAGTTTTAATTTAA
- a CDS encoding tol-pal system YbgF family protein has translation MKKKLFFIVLLICFKNFAQNNPKIAFQKSRYELALDYYEKADYKKAIDLFYIASKIKPDNEIGQESTKKVDTLKAILRESLLKQAIGIWKLVGDKPVWSATQNVKASKEGFETLIEIKEDEIVSYEKNIKTQEKKVIKSEKLVYYSENKSDAMYSDIILSDGTVWNCTINDGSDELHVINIGHMADGHIEKITSNNTERFFVKVEK, from the coding sequence ATGAAAAAGAAACTATTTTTTATTGTTTTATTAATCTGTTTTAAAAACTTTGCTCAAAACAACCCCAAAATTGCATTTCAGAAAAGCAGATACGAATTAGCTTTAGATTACTATGAAAAAGCGGATTATAAGAAAGCAATTGACTTGTTTTACATTGCTTCGAAAATTAAACCTGATAATGAAATAGGTCAGGAATCTACAAAAAAGGTAGATACTTTAAAGGCAATTTTGAGAGAAAGTCTTTTGAAACAGGCTATAGGAATTTGGAAATTGGTTGGAGATAAACCGGTTTGGTCAGCCACTCAGAATGTTAAAGCATCGAAAGAGGGATTTGAAACTTTAATAGAAATTAAGGAGGATGAGATTGTGTCTTATGAGAAGAATATAAAGACACAAGAGAAAAAAGTTATTAAATCGGAGAAATTAGTGTACTACAGTGAGAATAAATCCGATGCAATGTATTCCGATATTATTTTATCAGACGGAACGGTTTGGAATTGTACGATAAATGATGGTTCGGATGAATTACATGTTATTAATATCGGACATATGGCAGATGGACATATCGAAAAAATAACCAGCAATAATACGGAGCGATTTTTCGTTAAAGTTGAAAAATAA
- a CDS encoding ACT domain-containing protein, with the protein MSGEKDLEKLLKSMKPQHNSGDYVFCKVENIEKIAMEDIVMFFKEKEAITLILKKETAEVLNLDYSVVMSWITLTVHSSLEAVGLTAAFSKALSKNGISCNVVAAFYHDHIFVAKKDTDKAMEILNLFSV; encoded by the coding sequence ATGTCAGGAGAGAAAGATTTAGAAAAATTGCTGAAAAGCATGAAACCTCAGCATAATTCAGGAGATTATGTTTTTTGTAAAGTAGAAAATATCGAGAAAATAGCTATGGAGGATATCGTAATGTTCTTCAAAGAAAAAGAAGCAATTACTTTAATTCTGAAAAAAGAAACGGCAGAGGTTTTGAACTTGGATTATTCCGTTGTGATGTCCTGGATTACCCTTACCGTGCATTCTTCATTAGAAGCAGTTGGTTTAACGGCGGCTTTTTCGAAAGCACTTTCTAAAAATGGTATTAGCTGCAATGTTGTGGCTGCTTTTTATCACGATCATATCTTTGTGGCAAAAAAAGACACAGATAAAGCAATGGAGATTTTAAATTTATTTTCAGTCTAA
- a CDS encoding alpha/beta hydrolase-fold protein, translating to MNSLQIVLRKKIVFLSLFTLLTGSAFSQNKTKIEIGTIDSISSKVLNENRKIWIHLPKSARNTGFAKQKYPVVYLLDAEGHFSSVVGIIEELSETNGNTNCPEMIIVGITNTNRNRDLTPTHSDVDPPFVPQSLSDQSGGGEKFVAFLQKELIPYIDSKYPTAPFKTLIGHSFGGLTALNILTNHTELFNSYIAIDPSLWWDRQKFLADTKKKLANKNLSKVSLFMAAANTMDEGMTIEKVREDTTLLTKHIRSILDFNDFLENNKKNNLNYAYRYYSDDNHGSVPLIATYDGLRFLFKFNQLKLSITEQFNFNKAVFTKIEKHFENVSKNLGYTVNVPENTVNAYGYQSLGKKDMDLAGYLFKLNVANYPKSANVYDSLGDFYEANGDRKNAIVSYEKALILDANASETKVKLEKLK from the coding sequence ATGAATAGTTTGCAAATTGTTTTAAGAAAAAAGATAGTATTCCTAAGTTTATTCACATTGCTAACGGGTTCTGCCTTCTCCCAGAATAAAACTAAAATTGAAATAGGAACGATAGATAGTATTTCTTCTAAAGTTTTAAATGAAAATAGAAAAATATGGATTCATCTTCCTAAAAGTGCACGAAATACAGGTTTTGCAAAACAAAAATATCCGGTTGTTTATTTATTGGATGCGGAAGGGCACTTTAGTTCAGTTGTGGGAATTATTGAAGAATTAAGTGAGACTAACGGAAACACAAATTGTCCAGAAATGATTATAGTAGGTATTACAAACACCAACAGGAATCGTGATTTAACCCCAACACATTCAGATGTAGATCCTCCTTTTGTACCCCAAAGCCTGAGTGATCAGTCTGGAGGAGGAGAGAAATTCGTTGCCTTTCTCCAGAAAGAACTGATTCCATATATCGATAGTAAATACCCTACAGCACCTTTTAAAACCCTGATCGGACATTCTTTTGGAGGATTAACAGCTCTGAATATCCTCACCAATCATACCGAACTATTCAACTCTTATATTGCGATCGATCCAAGTTTGTGGTGGGATCGTCAGAAGTTTTTAGCAGATACTAAGAAAAAGTTAGCCAATAAAAACCTATCGAAAGTTTCCTTGTTTATGGCAGCTGCCAATACTATGGATGAGGGGATGACTATTGAAAAAGTTAGAGAAGACACAACACTTCTTACCAAACATATCCGTTCCATTTTAGATTTCAATGATTTTTTAGAAAACAATAAAAAAAACAATCTGAATTATGCGTACCGATATTACAGCGATGATAATCACGGATCTGTACCCTTGATAGCCACTTACGATGGTTTACGTTTTCTGTTTAAATTCAATCAATTGAAACTTTCCATTACGGAGCAGTTTAATTTTAATAAAGCTGTTTTTACTAAGATTGAAAAACACTTCGAGAATGTTTCAAAAAATTTGGGTTATACCGTTAATGTTCCTGAAAATACCGTAAATGCTTATGGTTATCAGTCTTTAGGAAAAAAAGATATGGATCTGGCCGGATATCTGTTTAAGTTAAATGTTGCCAATTATCCTAAAAGTGCAAACGTATACGATTCGCTGGGAGATTTTTATGAAGCAAACGGAGATAGAAAAAATGCTATTGTAAGTTATGAAAAAGCCCTGATTTTGGATGCAAATGCTTCGGAAACAAAAGTAAAACTGGAAAAGCTTAAATAA